The Spirochaetales bacterium region AGCGAATAAAACTCGCAATGCAGGCCGAAACGGGACTCGAACTCTTCGGCGAGCCATTTGAGCGCGGGAAACAAACCGAACTTGTGGAGGGTGGGCGGGCTGAGTCTGAATGTCATCGAACGGATGTGCGCAAGCGATTCTTCGGTGAGTCTGTGTATCTCTTCGATCTGCTCGAGGATCCTCCGGTCCCGGGTGAGGGTGTGCAGTATACTCAGTTTCATGGTGGAAAGCGCGAGGGGCTGGCCGATCTGGTCGTGGAGGTCCTGGGCGATGAGTCTGCGCTCCCGTTCTTCGGCGAGCGTCAACTCGAAACTCAGGGCCTTGAGTTTTCTTTCATAGGATTTAATGAGCGTTTCGGTAAGCCGTTGTGCGGTCACGTCCTCGAGAAAGATCAATGCCCCCTGTATAGCACCGCTTTTACCCCAGAGGGGAAAACCGTTCAAACGGAAATGGTGCAGACTGCAATTGGTATCGTTTTCGATTTTTATATCGGATTGAATATGTATTTTCCCTTTGAGAATCTCCGCTATGGTACAGCATTGACTCGGGCAGAGTCCGTTCTTGAAGGTTTTGAAACATTTACTGCCGGTAATCTTTTCCCGTTTGACGCAAAAAAGATTCTCGATAACCCTGTTGATCTGGATTATGGTAAACTCCTTGTCGATGACAATGATCCCGTGTTCTTCGATATCGTAAAGCCGCTCGAGTTCGTTACAGGAGAGAATGAAACGAGTCTCTTTCATTTTTTTCGCCTTCACCGTCGCCGCTACAGGGTGTTTCATCATCCTAATATTAAGGATAATTGATCGTA contains the following coding sequences:
- a CDS encoding PAS domain-containing protein, whose translation is MKETRFILSCNELERLYDIEEHGIIVIDKEFTIIQINRVIENLFCVKREKITGSKCFKTFKNGLCPSQCCTIAEILKGKIHIQSDIKIENDTNCSLHHFRLNGFPLWGKSGAIQGALIFLEDVTAQRLTETLIKSYERKLKALSFELTLAEERERRLIAQDLHDQIGQPLALSTMKLSILHTLTRDRRILEQIEEIHRLTEESLAHIRSMTFRLSPPTLHKFGLFPALKWLAEEFESRFGLHCEFYSLSPERVCEDIVTIMVFKIVNELLTNIVKHAATDTARLTLECVDNTLTITVSDRGKGFDSSKVNERLSHTHGFGLFSISERVSYIGGEMTVRSEPGKGTEVTLTLPCVTKDNGGEDKE